From Vigna unguiculata cultivar IT97K-499-35 chromosome 5, ASM411807v1, whole genome shotgun sequence, the proteins below share one genomic window:
- the LOC114186109 gene encoding transducin beta-like protein 2, translated as MDPALPIVALSLVLGAIIAFLFFNSYFRKRQSEVRSIAKSDLDPNPNPTSKPLPKKPLSKPHSSDKDQNKRHHPLDLNTLKGHGDAVTGICFSHDGRNLATACADGVLRVFKLDDASSKSFKFLRINLPAGGHPTAVAFSDDASSIVVSSYTLSGSSLYMYGEGKPVSSENKQTKLPLPEIKWEHHKVHDKKSILTMFGASATYGSGDGSTIIASCSEGTDIILWHGKTGKSVGHVDTNQLKNNMAAISPNGRFIAAAAFTADVKVWEIVYAKDGSAKEVLNVMQLKGHKSAVTWLCFTPNSEQIITASKDGTMRIWNINVRYHLDEDPKTLKVFPIPLRDSSGAALHYDRLSISPDGKILAATHGSTLQWLCVDTGKVLDTAEKAHDSDISCISWSPKAIPMGNDKVLVLATASADKKVKLWASPSIPSS; from the exons ATGGATCCAGCGTTACCCATCGTAGCGCTTTCGCTCGTGTTGGGTGCGATCATTGCCTTTCTCTTCTTCAACTCCTACTTCCGCAAGCGCCAATCCGAAGTTCGATCCATTGCCAAATCCGATCTCGATCCCAATCCCAACCCTACCTCCAAACCCCTTCCCAAGAAGCCTCTCTCCAAACCCCATTCCTCCGACAAG GATCAAAACAAGCGACACCATCCGTTGGATTTGAATACCTTGAAGGGCCATGGTGATGCGGTAACAGGGATATGCTTCTCCCACGATGGGCGCAATTTGGCAACAG CTTGCGCTGATGGAGTACTGAGAGTGTTTAAGTTGGATGATGCTTCAAGTAAAAGTTTCAA GTTTCTAAGGATTAATTTACCCGCCGGTGGTCATCCAACAGCAGTTGCATTTTCTGATGATGCATCCTCCATTGTTGTGTCATCTTATACTCTTTCTGGTTCTTCATTATATATGTATGGAGAAGGGAAGCCTGTATcttcagaaaataaacaaacaaaacttCCTCTCCCAGAAATTAAGTGGGAGCATCACAAAGTTCATGATAAAAAGTCAATATTGACCATGTTTGGAGCCTCAGCAACTTATGGCAGTGGCGATGGAAGTACAATTATTGCCTCTTGTTCAGAAG GGACTGATATCATTCTTTGGCATGGAAAAACCGGGAAGAGTGTTGGTCATGTGGATacaaatcaattgaaaaataacatGGCTGCTATATCACCGAATGGTCGATTTATTGCCGCAGCAGCATTTACTGCAGATGTGAAG GTCTGGGAGATTGTATATGCAAAGGATGGATCTGCCAAGGAAGTTTTAAATGTTATGCAGCTTAAGGGGCATAAG AGTGCTGTGACTTGGTTATGCTTTACACCGAACTCTGAGCAAATAATCACTGCATCCAAGGACGGTACAATGAGAATATGGAATATCAATG TTCGATATCACCTTGATGAGGATCCAAAGACACTGAAGGTGTTCCCTATTCCTCTTCGCGATTCTTCTGGTGCTGCTTTGCACTATGACCGCCTTAGTATTTCCCCGGATGGAAAAATTTTGGCTGCAACCCATGGTTCCACATTGCAGTGGTTATGTGTTGATACTGGAAAGGTTTTGGATACAGCTGAGAAAGCCCATGACA GTGACATTTCTTGCATTTCGTGGTCTCCTAAGGCTATTCCAATGG GAAATGATAAAGTCTTGGTTTTAGCCACAGCCAGTGCTGACAAGAAAGTAAAATTGTGGGCATCTCCATCTATACCTTCATCCTAA